A window of Lepidochelys kempii isolate rLepKem1 chromosome 1, rLepKem1.hap2, whole genome shotgun sequence contains these coding sequences:
- the CHD4 gene encoding chromodomain-helicase-DNA-binding protein 4 isoform X4, which yields MASGIGSPSPCSAGSDDEEMEILLNNSIPQHPEPEEEPEEELLSEAETPKIKKKKKPKKLKEPKVPKLSKRQKKELGDSSGEGNEFVEEEEEVLHSDSEGSDYTPGRKKKKKLGPKKEKKNKAKRKEEEEEEEEDDDSKEPKSSAQLLEDWGMEDIDHIFTEEDYRTLTNYKAFSQFVRPLIAAKNPKIAVSKMMMVLGAKWREFSTNNPFKGSSGASVAAAAAAAVAVVESMVANVDAVLPQPPADVPLRKAKTKEGKGPNARRKPKASPRVPDIKKPKTKKVAPLKIKLGGFSSKRKRSSSEDEDLDVESDFDDASINSYSVSDGSTSRSSRSRKKLKAGKRKKKGEDDSTVPVDGYETDHQDYCEVCQQGGEIILCDTCPRAYHMVCLDPDMEKAPEGKWSCPHCEKEGIQWEAKEDNSEGEEILEDVVGDPEEEDDHHMEFCRVCKDGGELLCCDACPSSYHIHCLNPPLPEIPNGEWLCPRCTCPSLKGKVQKILIWKWGQPPLPTPVPRPTDADPNTPSPKPLEGRPERQFFVKWQGMSYWHCSWVSELQLELHCQVMFRNYQRKNDMDEPPSGDFGGEEEKSRKRKNKDPKFAEMEERFYRYGIKPEWMMIHRILNHSVDKKGNVHYLIKWRDLPYDQASWESEDVEVQDYDLYKQAYWNHRELMRGEEGRPGKKIKKVKMRKLERPPDTPTVDPTVKYDRQPEYLDVTGGTLHPYQLEGLNWLRFSWAQGTDTILADEMGLGKTVQTAVFLYSLYKEGHSKGPFLVSAPLSTIINWEREFEMWAPDMYVVTYVGDKDSRAIIRENEFSFEDNAIRGGKKASRMKKEASVKFHVLLTSYELITIDMAILGSIDWACLIVDEAHRLKNNQSKFFRVLNGYSLQHKLLLTGTPLQNNLEELFHLLNFLTPERFHNLEGFLEEFADIAKEDQIKKLHDMLGPHMLRRLKADVFKNMPSKTELIVRVELSPMQKKYYKYILTRNFEALNARGGGNQVSLLNVVMDLKKCCNHPYLFPVAAMEAPKMPNGMYDGSALIRASGKLLLLQKMLKNLKEGGHRVLIFSQMTKMLDLLEDFLEHEGYKYERIDGGITGNMRQEAIDRFNAPGAQQFCFLLSTRAGGLGINLATADTVIIYDSDWNPHNDIQAFSRAHRIGQNKKVMIYRFVTRASVEERITQVAKKKMMLTHLVVRPGLGSKTGSMSKQELDDILKFGTEELFKDEATEGGDSKEGEDSSVIHYDDKAIERLLDRNQDETEDTELQGMNEYLSSFKVAQYVVREEEMGQEEEEVEREIIKQEESVDPDYWEKLLRHHYEQQQEDLARNLGKGKRIRKQVNYNDGSQEDRDWQDDQSDNQSDYSVASEEGDEDFDERSEAARRPSRKGLRNDKDKPLPPLLARVGGNIEVLGFNARQRKAFLNAIMRYGMPPQDAFTTQWLVRDLRGKSEKEFKAYVSLFMRHLCEPGADGAETFADGVPREGLSRQHVLTRIGVMSLIRKKVQEFEHVNGRWSMPELAEIEENKKLLQPGSPSPKTPTPSTPGDTQPNTPAPALPPEEGVKVEEGASTREQGEPMESEKESNLPAAEAEIPMEPVETPPQEAKSPVNPPEAEEKKPEETEVKEEPMEMESKADVEKIEDRVSTEPSAEPPTINLDEKEEKKEDDKRDVVMLQNGEMLKDSLDERHKKAVKQRFMFNIADGGFTELHSLWQNEERAATVTKKTYEIWHRRHDYWLLAGIINHGYARWQDIQNDPRYAILNEPFKGEMNRGNFLEIKNKFLARRFKLLEQALVIEEQLRRAAYLNMSEDPSHPSMALNTRFAEVECLAESHQHLSKESMAGNKPANAVLHKVLKQLEELLSDMKADVTRLPATIARIPPVAVRLQMSERNILSRLANRSSEPPPPPPPQQVAQQQ from the exons ATGGCATCGGGCATTGGATCCCCATCACCTTGTTCTGCTGGCAGTGATGATGAGGAGATGGAAATCCTGCTGAATAACAGCATCCCTCAGCACCCAG AGCCTGAAGAAGAGCCAGAGGAAGAGTTGCTATCAGAGGCTGAAACTCCCAAAatcaagaagaaaaagaagcccAAGAAGCTGAAGGAACCAAAAGTGCCCAAACTTAGCAAGCGTCAGAAAAAGGAG CTAGGGGACAGCTCTGGTGAAGGGAATGAGTTTgtggaggaagaagaagaggtgCTGCACTCAGACAGTGAGGGCAGTGACTACACCCCtgggaggaagaaaaagaagaaattagggcccaagaaggaaaagaaaaacaaagccaagcgcaaggaggaggaggaggaagaagaggaagatgatgACTCAAAG GAACCCAAATCATCTGCTCAGCTCCTGGAAGACTGGGGTATGGAGGACATTGATCATATCTTCACAGAGGAGGATTACCGCACTCTCACCAACTACAAGGCTTTCAGCCAGTTTGTCAG GCCACTCATAGCTGCCAAGAACCCTAAGATAGCTGTCTCAAAGATGATGATGGTGCTGGGGGCCAAGTGGCGAGAGTTCAGCACTAACAACCCCTTCAAAGGCAGTTCAGGGGCCTCTGTGGCGGCTGCAGCGGCTGCGGCTGTGGCTGTGGTAGAGAGCATGGTGGCCAATGTGGATgctgtcctgccccagccccctgctgatGTGCCACTACGTAAGGCCAAGACCAAGGAGGGCAAAG GGCCTAATGCCCGACGGAAGCCCAAGGCCAGTCCTCGTGTTCCTGATATCAAGAAACCCAAAACCAAGAAGgtggctcctctgaaaatcaaactgGGAGGATTTAGCTCCAAGCGTAAGAGATCATCA AGTGAAGATGAGGATCTGGATGTGGAATCAGACTTTGATGATGCTAGCATCAATAGCTACTCTGTTTCAGATGGATCCACTAGCCGCAGCAGCCGCAGCCGCAAGAAACTCAAGgctgggaaaaggaaaaagaaag GTGAGGATGACTCCACAGTTCCTGTGGATGGCTATGAGACAGATCACCAGGACTATTGTGAGGTGTGTCAGCAGGGAGGAGAAATCATCCTATGTGACACCTGTCCCCGTGCCTACCACATGGTCTGCCTGGACCCAGACATGGAGAAAGCCCCAGAGGGCAAATGGAGCTGCCCACACTGT GAGAAGGAGGGGATCCAGTGGGAGGCAAAGGAGGATAACTCTGAAGGCGAGGAGATCCTGGAGGATGTTGTGGGAGACCCTGAGGAGGAGGATGATCACCACATGGAGTTCTGCCGGGTCTGCAAGGATGGAGGGGAGCTGCTCTGCTGTGATGCCTGTCCCTCTTCCTACCACATTCACTGTCTAAATCCCCCACTGCCAGAGATTCCTAATGGGGAATGGCTGTGCCCTCGCTGCACT TGCCCATCGCTGAAGGGGAAGGTGCAGAAGATCTTGATCTGGAAGTGGGGCCAGCCCCCGCTGCCCACACCAGTACCCCGACCAACTGATGCAGACCCTAAcactccctcccccaagcccttaGAGGGCCGGCCTGAGCGGCAGTTCTTCGTCAAATGGCAGGGCATGTCCTATTGGCACTGTTCGTGGGTGTCTGAGCTGCAG ctggagctgCACTGCCAAGTGATGTTCCGAAATTACCAACGCAAGAATGATATGGATGAGCCACCCTCAGGAGActttgggggtgaggaggagaagaGCCGCAAGCGAAAGAACAAGGACCCCAAGTTCGCTGAGATGGAGGAGCGCTTCTATCGCTATGGGATCAAGCCTGAGTGGATGATGATCCACCGGATCCTCAACCACAG TGTGGATAAGAAGGGGAATGTCCACTATCTGATTAAATGGAGGGACCTTCCCTATGACCAGGCTTCCTGGGAGAGTGAGGATGTGGAGGTGCAGGACTATGACCTCTACAAACAGGCCTACTGGAATCACAG GGAGCTGATGAGAGGTGAAGAAGGTCGGCCTGGCAAGAAGATAAAGAAGGTGAAGATGCGGAAGCTGGAAAGGCCCCCAGACACACCCACAGTGGAT CCAACGGTGAAATATGACCGGCAGCCAGAGTACCTTGATGTAACAGGAGGGACGCTGCACCCCTATCAGCTGGAGGGGCTGAACTGGTTGCGCTTCTCCTGGGCACAGGGCACAGACACTATCTTGGCTGATGAAATGGGGCTGGGCAAGACAGTGCAGACAGCTGTGTTCCTGTACTCTCTGTACAAAGAG GGCCACTCAAAGGGACCCTTTCTGGTGAGTGCCCCACTCTCCACAATTATCAACTGGGAGCGGGAGTTTGAGATGTGGGCTCCAGACATGTATGTGGTGACCTACGTTGGGGACAAGGACAGCCGGGCCATCATCCGGGAGAATGAGTTCTCCTTCGAGGACAATGCCATACGTGGGGGAAAGAAGGCATCCAGGATGAAG AAGGAAGCATCTGTGAAGTTCCATGTGCTGCTCACCTCCTATGAGCTGATCACAATTGACATGGCCATTCTGGGTTCCATTGACTGGGCCTGTCTTATTGTGGATGAAGCTCACCGGCTCAAGAACAATCAATCTAAG TTTTTCCGGGTGCTGAATGGATATTCCCTGCAGCACAAGCTACTGCTCACAGGGACCCCTCTGCAGAACAACCTGGAGGAACTGTTCCACCTACTCAACTTCCTGACACCGGAGAGATTCCA TAACTTGGAAGGCTTCCTGGAAGAGTTTGCAGACATTGCCAAGGAGGATCAGATCAAGAAGCTGCATGACATGTTGGGCCCACATATGCTGAGGCGCCTCAAGGCTGATGTTTTCAAGAACATGCCCTCCAAGACTGAACTCATTGTCCGGGTGGAGCTGAGCCCCATGCAGAA GAAATACTATAAATACATCTTGACAAGGAACTTTGAGGCACTGAATGCACGAGGTGGTGGCAACCAGGTCTCCCTGCTCAATGTGGTCATGGATCTGAAGAAATGTTGTAACCACCCTTACCTCTTTCCCGTTGCTGCTATG GAAGCTCCAAAGATGCCAAATGGGATGTATGATGGTAGTGCCCTGATCCGGGCATCTGggaaactgctgctgctccagaaGATGTTGAAGAACCTCAAGGAAGGAGGCCACAGGGTGCTCATCTTCTCACAG ATGACTAAAATGTTGGATCTTTTGGAGGATTTTCTGGAACATGAAGGGTACAAATATGAGCGGATTGATGGTGGGATCACAGGGAACATGCGCCAGGAGGCCATTGATCGCTTCAATG CTCCTGGTGCTCAGCAGTTCTGCTTCCTGCTTTCCACTCGAGCTGGGGGGCTCGGTATCAACCTGGCCACAGCAGACACAGTGATTATCTATGATTCAGACTGGAACCCACACAATGACATCCAG GCTTTCAGCCGTGCACACAGGATCGGACAGAACAAGAAAGTGATGATTTACCGTTTTGTGACACGGGCTTCAGTAGAAGAGCGTATCACTCAGGTGGCCAAGAAGAAGATGATGCTAACACATCTGGTGGTGAGGCCAGGGTTGGGCTCCAAGACAGGCTCCATGTCCAAGCAGGAGCTTGATGACATCTTGAAGTTCGGGACTGAGGAGCTCTTCAAGGATGAGGCCACTGAGGGTG GTGATAGCAAAGAGGGTGAGGACAGCAGTGTCATCCACTACGATGACAAGGCAATTGAGCGACTACTGGATCGAAATCAGGATGAGACTGAAGACACAGAGCTGCAGGGCATGAATGAGTATCTCAGCTCCTTCAAGGTGGCCCAGTATGTGGTACGGGAAGAAGAGATGGGG caggaggaggaggaggtggaacgGGAGATCATCAAGCAAGAAGAGTCAGTGGACCCCGATTACTGGGAGAAGTTGCTGCGTCACCACTatgaacagcagcaggaggaCCTGGCTAGGAACCTGGGCAAGGGTAAACGTATCCGCAAGCAGGTCAACTACAATGACGGCTCCCAGGAGGACAGAG ATTGGCAGGATGACCAGTCAGATAACCAGTCGGATTATTCAGTggcttctgaggaaggagatgaGGATTTTGATGAGAGATCTGAAG CTGCTCGCCGGCCCAGTCGCAAAGGCCTGAGAAACGACAAAGACAAGCCCCTGCCTCCTCTTCTTGCCCGTGTGGGAGGGAACATTGAA GTGCTGGGCTTCAATGCCCGCCAGCGCAAGGCCTTCCTTAATGCCATCATGCGCTATGGGATGCCACCCCAGGATGCCTTCACCACCCAGTGGCTTGTCCGGGACCTGCGTGGCAAGTCTGAGAAGGAGTTCAA GGCCTACGTCTCGCTGTTCATGCGTCACCTATGTGAGCCGGGAGCAGATGGTGCGGAGACCTTCGCAGATGGGGTTCCACGGGAGGGGCTGTCCCGCCAGCATGTCCTCACCCGCATTGGGGTCATGTCACTCATACGCAAAAAG GTGCAAGAATTCGAGCATGTGAATGGGCGCTGGAGTATGCCAGAACTGGCAGAGATAGAGGAGAACAAGAAGCTTTTGCAGCCAGGCTCGCCCTCCCCCAAAACCCCCACACCCTCCACACCAGGGGACACACAGCCTAAcacacctgcccctgcccttccaCCTG AAGAGGGTGTGAAGGTGGAAGAAGGAGCCAGTACTAGGGAGCAAGGGGAGCCCATGGAGTCTGAGAAGGAATCCAACCTACCTGCTGCTGAAGCAGAGATCCCAATGGAG CCTGTGGAGACACCCCCACAAGAGGCAAAGTCCCCAGTGAACCCCCCAGAAGCAGAGGAGAAAAAGCCAGAGGAAACAGAGGTGAAGGAGGAGCCAATGGAAATGGAAAGCAAAG CTGATGTGGAGAAGATTGAAGATAGAGTGTCTACTGAGCCCTCTGCTGAACCTCCAACCATCAACCTGGATGAGAAGG aggagaagaaggaagatGACAAGAGAGATGTGGTGATGCTGCAGAATGGGGAGATGCTGAAGGACTCTCTTGATGAGAGGCACAAGAAGGCAGTGAAGCAGCGCTTCATGTTCAACATAGCTGATGGTGGCTTCACTG AGTTGCATTCTCTATGGCAAAATGAAGAACGAGCAGCAACTGTCACCAAGAAAACCTACGAGATCTGGCACCGGCGCCATGACTACTGGCTTCTGGCTGGGATCATCAA TCATGGCTATGCCCGCTGGCAGGACATTCAGAATGATCCACGTTATGCCATCCTCAATGAACCCTTCAAGGGTGAGATGAACAGGGGCAACTTCCTGGAGATCAAGAATAAGTTCCTGGCCAGGAGGTTCAAG CTGCTGGAGCAGGCTCTGGTGATTGAGGAGCAGCTGCGGCGAGCTGCCTATCTGAACATGTCAGAAGATCCATCGCACCCGTCTATGGCCCTCAATACACGTTTTGCTGAGGTGGAGTGTCTGGCGGAGAGCCACCAGCACCTGTCCAAGGAGTCAATGGCTGGGAACAAGCCAGCCAATGCTGTTCTTCACAAAG TTTTGAAGCAGCTGGAGGAGCTTCTGAGTGACATGAAGGCAGATGTGACTCGGCTGCCTGCCACTATTGCCCGCATCCCACCTGTGGCTGTGCGCCTCCAGATGTCTGAGCGTAACATCCTCAGTCGATTGGCTAACCGCAGCAGTGaacctcctcccccaccgcctccccaaCAG GTGGCCCAGCAGCAATGA